One window of Phycisphaeraceae bacterium genomic DNA carries:
- the ubiE gene encoding bifunctional demethylmenaquinone methyltransferase/2-methoxy-6-polyprenyl-1,4-benzoquinol methylase UbiE, translated as MPPASPTSPETSAWNAEELASNPHKHLDKAGKVRRMFGAIAGSYDINNRLHSFGRDQAWRKHAVREAAIQPGDRVLDAACGTGDLTEWFARSDAKEVIGADFTHAMLEIARAKRSRNLTQEQAAKVSYVEADAMNLPFESESFDVVSIAFGIRNVADPARALAEFCRVLRPGGRLIVLEFDRPKWFPMRQLNDFYCGWIMPRTASLIARDRSGAYRYLPKSVGTFLDRARFEAAMREAGFGLVSSRALTLGICVCYRGARD; from the coding sequence TTGCCTCCAGCCTCTCCCACCTCCCCCGAAACCTCCGCCTGGAACGCGGAGGAATTGGCGTCCAACCCGCACAAACACTTGGACAAGGCGGGCAAAGTGCGGCGCATGTTCGGAGCGATCGCGGGCAGTTACGACATCAACAACCGGCTTCATTCCTTCGGGCGCGACCAGGCTTGGCGCAAGCACGCGGTGCGCGAGGCTGCGATCCAGCCCGGAGATCGTGTGCTCGATGCCGCCTGCGGCACGGGAGATCTCACCGAGTGGTTCGCTCGCTCGGACGCCAAGGAAGTGATCGGCGCGGATTTCACGCACGCAATGCTGGAAATCGCCCGGGCAAAACGCTCGCGAAATCTCACACAGGAACAGGCGGCAAAGGTCTCGTACGTCGAGGCCGACGCGATGAATCTGCCGTTTGAAAGCGAGTCGTTTGACGTCGTATCGATCGCGTTCGGCATTCGAAACGTAGCGGATCCGGCGCGCGCACTGGCGGAGTTTTGCAGAGTGCTCAGGCCGGGCGGGCGATTGATCGTGCTCGAGTTCGATCGGCCGAAGTGGTTTCCGATGAGGCAGCTGAATGATTTCTATTGCGGATGGATCATGCCGCGGACCGCGTCGCTGATCGCGCGGGATCGTTCGGGGGCGTATCGCTACTTGCCCAAGAGCGTGGGCACGTTTCTTGATCGCGCTCGATTCGAAGCGGCGATGCGAGAGGCCGGATTTGGCCTCGTGAGCTCGCGGGCGCTGACGCTCGGGATTTGCGTGTGTTATCGCGGTGCGCGGGATTGA
- a CDS encoding M48 family metalloprotease, whose product MQSSAFCSGRRVLFVQCAAAMISVWLGACSTNPTTGRSQLNMLSRSDEIQMGTESKPEMLKEYGGEVKNPEARAYVSNLGHQLAAQTEADNPGLPWEFTLLNSDVINAFALPGGKVFVSKGLAEKMTNEAQMAGVLGHEIGHVTARHINEKITRQTGASVGLTVLGAVIGGGGDAVAGLAGQAVQITLLSYDRGQESEADALGIRYMVKCYYNPIGQLQVMEILKKEAGTSNSPEFLQTHPIPETRIQRIQQIIDTDYKYTQNNPQYKLNAEQFKTQFLPKLAALRSDDALAAAGIGTRGSDDSNPFPLMPDWRMTSLATISH is encoded by the coding sequence ATGCAGTCTTCAGCATTCTGTTCCGGGCGTCGCGTGCTCTTTGTTCAATGTGCCGCGGCGATGATTTCGGTGTGGCTCGGGGCGTGCAGCACGAACCCGACCACCGGTCGCTCGCAGCTCAACATGCTCTCGCGGAGCGATGAGATCCAGATGGGCACGGAGTCCAAGCCCGAAATGCTGAAGGAGTATGGGGGCGAGGTGAAGAACCCGGAAGCCCGCGCCTATGTCTCGAATCTTGGTCACCAGCTCGCGGCACAAACCGAAGCCGACAACCCCGGGCTGCCGTGGGAATTCACATTGCTCAATAGCGACGTGATCAATGCGTTCGCGCTGCCGGGCGGCAAGGTCTTTGTTTCCAAAGGGCTCGCGGAAAAGATGACCAACGAGGCGCAGATGGCCGGCGTGCTCGGGCACGAAATCGGACACGTCACCGCGCGCCACATCAACGAGAAGATCACGCGTCAGACCGGCGCGTCGGTCGGGCTTACGGTGCTGGGCGCCGTGATCGGCGGCGGCGGTGATGCGGTCGCCGGGCTCGCGGGGCAAGCGGTTCAGATCACGCTCCTCAGCTACGACCGCGGTCAGGAGAGCGAGGCGGATGCGCTCGGCATCCGCTACATGGTGAAGTGCTACTACAACCCGATCGGGCAATTGCAGGTCATGGAGATCCTCAAGAAGGAAGCGGGTACTTCGAACTCGCCCGAATTCCTGCAGACGCATCCGATCCCTGAAACCCGCATCCAGCGCATCCAGCAAATCATTGACACTGATTACAAGTACACGCAGAACAATCCGCAGTACAAGCTCAACGCGGAACAATTCAAGACTCAGTTCTTGCCCAAACTCGCGGCTCTCAGAAGCGACGACGCGCTCGCCGCGGCGGGCATCGGAACGCGCGGTTCTGATGACAGCAACCCGTTTCCGCTCATGCCTGACTGGCGGATGACGAGTCTCGCGACGATCTCCCACTAA